The proteins below are encoded in one region of Amycolatopsis acidiphila:
- a CDS encoding ATP-binding protein: MTLRSINSFAEAVHRLRRRRGMTIGDIAARTNYSASYLSKMLHGARPLAPALVSEVDRALRAEGELEKLAREQDEARRPPARPMQLPPAAADFVGRETYLHQLDAALITQTRPGAAVTAVIEGGFWVGKTSLALHWAARVQERFSGGCLFADMRGLAPGSAVDPGEILDGFLHALGAGIDAQRGTIDERAARYRSLLAQRPAVVVLDNIASYDQVRHLLPGAGSVVVLTSREHQPSLLLHSGGLHIDLPPLTTEEALTLLRARIGEARVGAEREAAEAIVRRCGRLPMAVLVAAERIQQHPHDSLQDLADQLASENRRLDVFTSSDPTVNIHGVIDLSYLALSPRERRVFRLAGIIPASFISAEAVAAQSGLSPDGVRETLDVLRHAHLLEAAPVGAGRMRMNHLLRAYAYQRAVVEEPLNELERAHDRLLRWYVATAWTASNALAPNWAGSGLTLDVELDTAFGVAAPFPAGDYHGALAWCETEAATAIELARHARSRGAGDAAWMLPALFLPYFYLTKNWSAWLTASTEGLAAAHALKSVPGVARSTQSVGWVLHELGRTEEAIEHLRRAIELQAELGDDRARAWSEFGLAAAYTAFDRHDDAKAAYELAETLFARVGLDLGVAVVRAMLSGTHQNLGNTDDARALAEDALARALAIAPKQPVASLAHHQLGLVLLQQHHARAALTHFDAALAVRRIGRERWGEAETLVARAEALAKLGDADGARASYRAAGAILESLQDPRALDIQAQIATINVCLGVRGEPCA, from the coding sequence GTGACATTGAGGTCCATCAACAGTTTTGCCGAGGCGGTGCATCGGTTGCGCCGTCGGCGGGGGATGACGATCGGGGATATCGCGGCGCGGACCAACTACAGCGCGAGCTACCTGTCGAAGATGCTGCACGGCGCGCGGCCCCTCGCGCCCGCGCTGGTCAGCGAGGTCGACCGCGCGCTACGCGCCGAAGGCGAACTGGAAAAGCTCGCGCGCGAACAGGACGAGGCTCGCCGCCCGCCTGCCCGGCCGATGCAGCTGCCGCCGGCCGCCGCGGACTTCGTCGGCCGCGAGACCTACCTGCACCAGCTCGACGCCGCACTGATCACGCAAACCCGGCCGGGAGCCGCCGTCACCGCCGTCATCGAGGGCGGATTCTGGGTCGGCAAGACCTCGCTGGCGCTGCACTGGGCCGCGCGGGTCCAGGAGCGCTTCAGCGGCGGCTGCCTGTTCGCCGACATGCGCGGGCTAGCTCCAGGCAGCGCCGTGGATCCTGGGGAAATCCTGGATGGCTTCCTGCACGCCCTCGGCGCCGGTATCGACGCGCAGCGGGGCACCATCGACGAACGCGCCGCGCGGTACCGCTCACTGCTGGCCCAGCGGCCCGCCGTGGTCGTACTGGACAACATCGCCAGCTACGACCAGGTACGGCACCTGCTACCCGGCGCGGGCAGCGTGGTGGTGCTGACCAGCCGCGAACACCAGCCCTCGCTGCTGCTGCACAGCGGCGGCCTGCACATCGACCTGCCACCGCTGACGACGGAGGAGGCCCTGACCCTGCTACGCGCGCGGATCGGCGAGGCCCGCGTCGGCGCCGAGCGCGAGGCGGCCGAGGCGATCGTGCGCCGCTGCGGGCGGCTGCCGATGGCCGTGCTCGTCGCCGCCGAGCGCATCCAGCAGCACCCGCACGACTCGCTGCAGGACCTGGCCGACCAGCTCGCGAGCGAGAACCGACGCCTGGACGTGTTCACCTCGTCGGATCCCACGGTGAACATCCACGGCGTCATCGACCTGTCCTACCTCGCGCTCTCGCCGCGCGAGCGGCGGGTGTTCCGGCTGGCCGGCATCATCCCCGCCTCGTTCATCAGCGCCGAGGCGGTCGCCGCCCAGTCCGGTCTCAGCCCCGACGGTGTTCGCGAAACCCTGGATGTCCTGCGCCACGCGCACCTACTCGAAGCGGCGCCGGTCGGCGCCGGGCGCATGCGGATGAACCACCTCCTGCGCGCCTACGCCTACCAGCGTGCCGTGGTCGAAGAGCCCCTCAACGAGCTGGAACGGGCCCACGACCGGCTCCTGCGCTGGTACGTGGCCACCGCGTGGACGGCGAGCAACGCGCTGGCCCCGAACTGGGCGGGCTCCGGGCTCACCCTCGATGTCGAACTCGACACCGCTTTCGGCGTCGCCGCGCCATTCCCAGCTGGCGACTACCACGGCGCGCTGGCCTGGTGCGAGACCGAAGCCGCCACCGCGATCGAACTCGCCCGCCACGCCCGATCCCGCGGTGCGGGAGACGCCGCGTGGATGCTGCCCGCCCTCTTCTTGCCCTACTTCTACCTGACCAAGAACTGGAGCGCCTGGCTCACCGCCAGCACCGAAGGGCTTGCCGCCGCGCACGCCCTGAAGAGCGTCCCTGGCGTCGCTCGCAGCACTCAGAGCGTTGGCTGGGTCCTGCACGAACTCGGACGTACCGAGGAAGCCATCGAGCACCTGCGTCGCGCGATCGAGCTGCAGGCCGAGCTGGGCGACGATCGCGCCCGCGCCTGGAGCGAGTTCGGCCTGGCCGCCGCCTACACCGCCTTCGACCGCCACGACGACGCCAAAGCCGCCTACGAACTGGCCGAGACGCTGTTCGCGCGCGTCGGACTCGACCTCGGCGTCGCCGTCGTCCGCGCCATGCTCTCCGGAACGCACCAGAACCTGGGCAACACCGACGACGCCCGCGCCCTCGCGGAGGACGCGCTCGCCCGAGCCCTCGCGATCGCGCCGAAGCAGCCCGTCGCCAGCCTGGCCCACCACCAGCTCGGCCTGGTCCTGCTCCAGCAGCACCACGCGCGCGCCGCGCTGACCCACTTCGACGCAGCCTTGGCCGTGCGCCGCATCGGCCGCGAACGCTGGGGCGAGGCCGAGACGCTTGTCGCCCGAGCCGAGGCGCTGGCCAAGCTCGGCGACGCCGACGGTGCGCGCGCCTCCTATCGCGCGGCGGGCGCGATTCTCGAATCACTGCAAGACCCGCGCGCGCTCGACATCCAGGCCCAGATCGCCACGATCAACGTCTGCCTGGGCGTCCGCGGCGAGCCCTGCGCCTAA
- a CDS encoding DUF6624 domain-containing protein, producing the protein MNRASVDPELAALRGELIERAAADQRARAELDPAAPTPEQWETVHLVDEDNVRWFAPIVAVHGWPGRRTVGVDGAHAAWVLAQHAPAPYRACWLPKLRAAVANRDAAPRDLAFLSDRVATDQQRAQRYGTQWLRLGTEAAGRLYPLHRPAEVNLARADVGLAPIPDAEIATAYLSYDEVAAATSGGSR; encoded by the coding sequence GTGAACAGGGCGAGCGTCGATCCGGAGCTGGCCGCGCTGCGTGGCGAGCTGATCGAGCGTGCAGCCGCCGATCAGCGCGCCCGCGCCGAGCTCGACCCAGCGGCTCCCACACCGGAGCAGTGGGAGACCGTTCACCTCGTCGACGAGGACAACGTGCGCTGGTTCGCGCCCATCGTGGCGGTGCACGGCTGGCCCGGCCGCCGCACCGTCGGTGTCGACGGCGCGCACGCCGCCTGGGTGCTCGCCCAGCACGCGCCCGCGCCGTACCGGGCCTGCTGGCTGCCGAAGCTGCGCGCCGCGGTCGCCAATCGCGACGCCGCACCCCGCGACCTGGCGTTTCTCTCCGATCGGGTCGCGACCGACCAGCAGCGTGCGCAGCGCTACGGCACCCAGTGGCTGCGGCTCGGCACCGAGGCGGCCGGCCGGCTCTACCCGCTGCACCGTCCGGCCGAGGTCAACCTCGCGCGCGCCGATGTCGGGCTCGCCCCGATCCCCGACGCCGAGATCGCGACCGCCTACCTCAGCTACGACGAGGTCGCCGCCGCAACCAGTGGAGGTTCTCGATGA
- a CDS encoding helix-turn-helix domain-containing protein yields the protein MKIVLGAELERQRLRAEVTQEQAAQRLRCGQSKIAHIEGGSGIKAMELDALLDLYGADDNDTAYARALQAESNRRTKRGAFSTRFKQQMRLLVDMEPSCNELLSHQAMVIPGLLQTEEYMRAQFRAWRPSPTQDDIDRDTANRLGRQRVLDNTSQKFWFIIDEAALRRTPIGPEAMKPQITHLVEVIDRPNVELQIVPFDIGYYMGQSHDYTVFQYEADPQVSIVYLEKHDGGEYVEGAKKTARYLDLFDQQKAAAIGQERARRFLLDFAASL from the coding sequence ATGAAGATCGTGCTCGGCGCCGAACTGGAACGGCAGCGTCTCCGAGCAGAGGTCACCCAAGAGCAGGCCGCGCAACGATTGCGCTGCGGGCAGTCCAAGATCGCCCACATCGAGGGCGGCAGCGGCATCAAGGCGATGGAGCTCGACGCGCTGCTCGACCTCTACGGCGCCGATGACAACGACACGGCCTATGCGCGGGCGTTGCAGGCGGAGAGCAACCGGCGCACCAAGCGCGGCGCGTTCAGTACCCGGTTCAAGCAGCAGATGCGGCTGCTGGTGGACATGGAACCCAGCTGCAACGAACTCTTGTCACATCAGGCCATGGTGATCCCCGGCCTCCTTCAGACCGAGGAGTACATGCGCGCGCAGTTCCGCGCGTGGCGCCCCTCGCCCACCCAGGACGACATCGATCGCGACACCGCGAACCGGCTCGGGCGGCAGCGGGTGCTCGACAACACCAGCCAGAAGTTCTGGTTCATCATCGACGAGGCGGCGCTACGGCGGACACCCATCGGCCCCGAGGCGATGAAACCCCAGATCACGCACCTGGTCGAGGTGATCGACCGGCCCAACGTCGAGCTGCAGATCGTCCCGTTCGACATCGGTTACTACATGGGGCAGAGTCACGACTACACCGTGTTCCAATATGAGGCGGATCCGCAGGTCAGCATCGTCTACCTTGAGAAGCATGACGGCGGCGAGTACGTCGAAGGAGCTAAGAAGACCGCCCGCTACCTCGACCTGTTCGACCAGCAGAAAGCCGCGGCCATCGGGCAGGAGCGGGCGCGGCGCTTCCTGCTCGACTTCGCTGCCAGCTTGTAG
- a CDS encoding DUF397 domain-containing protein, with the protein MDIQNGNKAHLDTDFREWVKSPLSNPNGNQCVELSFTSNAVGMRDSQNPDGAVLVFDNDEWNAFVGAVESGFFQHR; encoded by the coding sequence ATGGATATCCAGAACGGCAACAAGGCGCACCTCGACACGGACTTCCGCGAGTGGGTCAAGTCGCCCCTGAGTAATCCCAACGGCAACCAATGCGTCGAACTTTCCTTCACCAGCAACGCGGTCGGCATGCGCGACAGCCAGAACCCGGACGGTGCGGTACTCGTGTTCGACAATGACGAGTGGAACGCCTTCGTGGGCGCGGTCGAGTCCGGGTTCTTCCAGCATCGCTGA
- a CDS encoding haloacid dehalogenase-like hydrolase — translation MSAPEPPRTLVLWDVDHTLIETRGVGRAVYDRAFRVATGKPLARLAAIAGRTELGIMTESLRINGVDPTSEAVERLTAALVAGYNEMADELATTGRALPGARQTLAALATDPRAHQGVLTGNLREVARIKLEVFGLARYLDLETSAFGDDDASRPRLVQIAQRRAFERLGVPFDNSRTVLIGDTPHDIQAALTAGVRAIAVATGKSTEDELRAAGAVEVVPALTPDMIERLVA, via the coding sequence ATGAGCGCGCCTGAACCGCCCCGAACGCTGGTGCTGTGGGATGTCGACCACACGCTAATCGAGACCCGCGGTGTGGGACGTGCGGTGTACGACCGTGCATTCCGCGTTGCGACGGGCAAACCGCTGGCCAGGCTCGCGGCGATCGCGGGCCGGACCGAGCTCGGCATCATGACCGAGTCCCTGCGCATCAACGGTGTTGACCCCACCAGCGAAGCCGTTGAGCGGCTCACGGCAGCCCTTGTGGCGGGCTACAACGAGATGGCCGACGAACTCGCCACGACCGGTCGAGCGCTGCCTGGTGCTCGGCAGACGCTCGCCGCGCTGGCGACCGATCCCCGCGCCCACCAAGGTGTGCTGACCGGCAATCTCCGGGAGGTTGCCCGGATCAAACTCGAGGTCTTCGGGCTGGCGCGATACCTCGACCTGGAAACCAGTGCTTTCGGTGACGATGACGCCAGCCGCCCACGTCTCGTGCAGATCGCCCAACGCCGCGCCTTCGAACGCCTCGGTGTGCCGTTCGACAACAGCCGCACCGTGCTGATCGGCGACACGCCCCACGACATCCAGGCAGCGCTGACCGCCGGTGTACGCGCGATCGCGGTAGCGACCGGCAAGAGCACCGAAGACGAACTACGCGCGGCCGGCGCGGTCGAGGTCGTTCCGGCACTGACCCCAGACATGATCGAGCGGCTGGTGGCCTGA